A window of the Candidatus Brocadiaceae bacterium genome harbors these coding sequences:
- a CDS encoding DRTGG domain-containing protein has protein sequence MQLAALETSTKCIILTGDLPPNDVIIGKASLKGVPVISVKDDTFKTVEKIEGILGKQKIRGQAKIQKAKELIIRYVDSQKILKKLGIKEKYY, from the coding sequence ATTCAGCTTGCCGCCCTCGAGACATCAACAAAGTGTATAATACTGACCGGCGATTTGCCGCCGAACGATGTAATAATCGGCAAGGCAAGTCTCAAGGGTGTGCCGGTAATCTCTGTTAAGGATGATACCTTTAAAACGGTCGAGAAGATAGAGGGTATCCTGGGCAAACAGAAAATACGGGGACAGGCAAAGATTCAGAAGGCAAAAGAACTCATAATACGTTATGTTGATTCACAGAAAATCCTGAAAAAACTTGGTATTAAAGAGAAATACTATTGA
- a CDS encoding mechanosensitive ion channel, producing the protein MNIFYTIRSLKRYCACLFVMMLFICFVSDLLLFGQENPSVPKENATARPLTPQQEITAKRDKLAKELGDIQSSLEVMSGERNEEQTGRLTKEKELLQRLDLLYMQQLSMLGQESALKVELEQLERELEMFRTRGTAELQTYSFMLLENLRDELHSLTSREQARESSILAAQDALQEALSAYEEKERVRRQAKEAMETNKDSNATFALSNALRIARRDSLFAQEQTRLREIELSNQKLEKNIHQVQLLLLQEKTNQISRTVIFRKQDLIEILAELDEREFKLNQEMERAKLDLSLLDIRWADARRRLDESVTSEQELQLEVDARQLVRQVKQREVTLLGNQLQHLAEARTTWNRRFELFNATVKTGILKDWELETKKVITQLLRENRMQSTRLSELRREISSLRKKIEEFPKNNQKAIRWLYEQKRYLEQLIHVYETSNTRLEWARSLHEKLLLEINAQIETVTWEEWISVFWETVKKIWRYELTTVDDRPITVSKIIIALLFVLFGFFVSRYISHLLGLQLLPRLHVPESVTAACEAMVFYLFLLIFTVLALRIVNLPLTVFAMLGGALAIGVGFGSQNIINNFISGLILFAEHPIKIGDLVDIDGIYGTVEHIGARSTRIRSSQNTHIIVPNSSFLQKNVLNWTHSDRIVRTSVKVGVTYGSPTREVERLLRKAVEEHGRVLKKYEIILLFTNFGNNALEFEVFFWVQVKTMMDRWTLESDIRFHVDSLFREAGIVIAFPQRDVHLYNPKPLEVRIVEEKAGREGTPGS; encoded by the coding sequence ATGAATATTTTTTACACAATACGTTCCTTGAAAAGATACTGTGCTTGCCTTTTTGTAATGATGCTGTTTATCTGTTTCGTCTCCGATCTTTTGTTATTCGGGCAGGAAAACCCATCCGTTCCAAAAGAAAACGCAACAGCTCGACCGCTTACACCACAACAGGAAATAACTGCCAAACGGGATAAGCTGGCGAAAGAACTGGGTGATATCCAGTCATCTTTAGAAGTCATGTCGGGTGAAAGGAATGAAGAACAGACAGGGCGCCTGACAAAAGAGAAAGAATTGTTACAACGTCTTGATCTGTTGTATATGCAACAACTTTCAATGCTTGGCCAGGAGAGTGCGCTGAAGGTTGAGTTGGAACAGCTTGAACGTGAGCTGGAAATGTTTCGAACACGGGGTACTGCAGAATTACAGACATACTCATTTATGTTGCTGGAAAATCTGAGAGACGAGCTTCACTCCCTTACCTCCCGTGAGCAGGCAAGAGAGTCTTCGATTCTGGCTGCTCAGGATGCCTTGCAGGAGGCGCTATCTGCATATGAGGAAAAAGAACGTGTTCGCCGCCAGGCCAAAGAGGCAATGGAAACAAACAAGGACAGTAACGCAACCTTTGCGCTAAGCAATGCGTTGCGTATTGCCCGGCGTGACAGCCTGTTTGCACAAGAACAGACCCGTCTCCGGGAAATAGAGCTGTCCAATCAGAAACTCGAAAAAAACATCCATCAAGTACAACTGTTACTGCTTCAGGAAAAAACGAATCAGATTTCCAGGACAGTAATTTTTCGGAAGCAGGATCTCATAGAGATACTTGCGGAGCTTGATGAACGGGAATTTAAACTAAACCAGGAAATGGAACGGGCCAAGCTTGATTTGAGTTTACTTGATATTCGATGGGCGGATGCAAGGCGCCGTCTTGATGAATCAGTTACCTCTGAGCAGGAGCTCCAGCTGGAAGTAGATGCGCGACAACTTGTCAGACAGGTGAAACAAAGAGAGGTTACATTACTGGGAAATCAATTACAACACCTTGCTGAGGCAAGAACCACCTGGAACCGGAGGTTTGAACTCTTCAATGCCACGGTTAAGACAGGCATACTCAAGGACTGGGAGTTGGAAACAAAGAAGGTTATCACTCAATTGCTTCGGGAAAACCGGATGCAATCAACACGTCTGTCGGAATTGCGAAGAGAGATATCCTCACTGCGGAAGAAGATAGAGGAATTTCCGAAAAATAACCAGAAAGCCATACGCTGGCTTTATGAGCAAAAACGTTATCTTGAACAGTTAATCCATGTTTACGAAACCAGTAATACCAGATTAGAATGGGCACGATCGCTTCACGAAAAACTCCTCCTGGAAATCAACGCTCAGATTGAAACGGTAACGTGGGAAGAATGGATAAGCGTTTTCTGGGAAACCGTAAAGAAAATCTGGAGATATGAGCTGACTACGGTCGACGACCGTCCGATAACGGTAAGTAAGATAATAATCGCATTGTTGTTTGTTCTTTTCGGTTTTTTTGTTTCACGTTATATCAGTCATCTTCTCGGACTGCAATTACTGCCGCGATTACATGTCCCTGAATCGGTAACTGCTGCGTGCGAGGCAATGGTATTTTATCTGTTCCTGCTTATTTTTACCGTCCTGGCGCTCCGTATTGTCAACCTGCCGCTCACCGTATTTGCCATGCTGGGAGGAGCACTGGCAATTGGTGTTGGATTCGGGTCTCAGAACATTATCAATAATTTTATCAGTGGATTAATCTTATTTGCAGAACATCCAATAAAAATCGGCGATCTTGTAGATATTGACGGCATATATGGCACTGTGGAGCATATCGGCGCGCGAAGCACCCGAATCCGGTCTTCTCAAAATACCCATATCATTGTTCCGAACAGTTCGTTTCTGCAGAAAAATGTCTTGAACTGGACACATTCTGACCGTATTGTCAGGACCTCTGTTAAGGTCGGAGTGACTTACGGTTCGCCAACACGCGAAGTAGAAAGGCTCCTCCGTAAGGCAGTGGAGGAACACGGCCGGGTATTGAAAAAGTACGAAATAATACTGCTTTTTACCAATTTCGGGAACAATGCGCTCGAGTTTGAAGTGTTTTTCTGGGTTCAGGTAAAGACAATGATGGACCGATGGACCCTTGAAAGTGATATTCGTTTCCATGTCGACAGTTTATTCCGTGAAGCGGGAATCGTAATCGCGTTCCCACAACGTGACGTTCATCTCTACAATCCAAAACCGTTAGAGGTTCGTATTGTTGAGGAAAAAGCCGGAAGAGAGGGGACGCCGGGAAGCTGA
- a CDS encoding alpha-1,4-glucan--maltose-1-phosphate maltosyltransferase, whose protein sequence is MRVEGRKRVIIENVKPQIDCGRFPIKRVIGEKVVVRADVFADGHDEVVPVLLYRKATEKVWQEILMKALGNDRWECGFAVQEVGVCCYTVQGWVDHFTTWQKELKKKYDAGQEIRVDILTGAFYIQNAAERATKPGAKRLHEFARAIKEEKNIEKAFSLAFNGELVSLMKACPDKSLSTMYEKELRVVVDRKKALFSSWYELFPRSCNSKQKRHGTLKDCEQILPEISKMGFDIVYLPPIHPIGITNRKGKNNSPVSQKGEPGSPWAIGSHEGGHTSIHSSLGAEEDFHALVKQARECHLDIAMDLAFQCSPDHPYVEHHRDWFRIRPDGTIQYAENPPKKYEDIVPINFETEKWKDLWHELKEVVFYWIERGVRVFRVDNPHTKPFAFWEWLIEETKNSYPEVIFLSEAFTRPKVMYRLAKLGFTQSYTYFTWRNTKRELTQYITELTQGELKEYFRPNFWPNTPDILPEHLQYGGRPAFIIRFILASTLSSNYGIYGPVFELCIGEAVPGKEEYFNSEKYEIKEWNTDAPGNLKDLITRINRIRRENAALQDTWNVRFYEVDNEYLLFYGKATEDLSNSILVVVNLDPHHVQSGWVNIPIKTLGIDANQPYLVHDLLSDEKYVWQGEKNYVELQPDATPAHVFRIRKRLKKEIDFDYYM, encoded by the coding sequence ATGCGCGTTGAAGGAAGAAAAAGGGTAATTATAGAAAACGTAAAACCACAAATTGATTGTGGACGTTTTCCCATAAAACGGGTTATAGGAGAAAAGGTGGTTGTCCGGGCGGATGTCTTTGCTGACGGGCATGATGAAGTTGTCCCGGTTTTATTATACCGTAAGGCGACCGAAAAAGTTTGGCAGGAAATACTGATGAAGGCATTGGGAAACGATCGATGGGAATGTGGCTTTGCCGTTCAGGAAGTTGGCGTATGCTGTTATACCGTTCAAGGCTGGGTGGACCACTTTACAACCTGGCAAAAGGAACTGAAGAAAAAGTATGACGCGGGTCAGGAGATACGCGTGGATATTTTAACAGGCGCCTTCTATATTCAAAACGCTGCGGAGAGAGCGACAAAGCCCGGAGCAAAAAGACTTCATGAGTTTGCCCGCGCCATTAAAGAAGAAAAAAATATAGAGAAGGCCTTTTCTCTTGCCTTTAACGGGGAACTTGTTTCTCTCATGAAGGCCTGTCCCGATAAAAGCCTGTCAACGATGTATGAAAAGGAATTACGGGTAGTGGTTGACAGGAAAAAGGCGCTCTTTAGCTCATGGTATGAACTATTTCCACGGTCATGCAATTCTAAACAAAAACGGCATGGTACTTTAAAGGATTGCGAACAAATTCTCCCTGAAATCTCAAAGATGGGGTTTGATATAGTATACCTGCCTCCAATCCATCCTATTGGAATAACAAACAGGAAAGGGAAAAATAATTCACCTGTCTCGCAGAAGGGAGAGCCGGGAAGCCCATGGGCAATCGGGTCACATGAAGGGGGACACACATCGATTCATTCCTCTCTGGGGGCTGAAGAAGACTTTCATGCTCTTGTAAAACAGGCAAGGGAATGCCATCTCGATATTGCGATGGATCTTGCGTTTCAGTGTTCTCCAGACCATCCCTATGTAGAGCATCATAGAGACTGGTTCAGGATACGGCCTGACGGCACGATACAATACGCAGAGAATCCTCCGAAAAAATATGAAGACATCGTCCCGATTAATTTCGAGACGGAAAAGTGGAAAGACCTCTGGCATGAATTGAAAGAGGTTGTCTTTTACTGGATTGAACGGGGGGTTCGCGTATTTCGCGTAGACAATCCCCATACGAAACCATTTGCTTTCTGGGAATGGTTAATAGAAGAAACAAAGAATAGCTACCCTGAGGTAATCTTTCTTTCAGAGGCCTTTACGAGGCCAAAAGTAATGTATCGTCTGGCAAAACTGGGATTCACGCAGTCTTATACCTATTTTACCTGGAGAAATACGAAAAGAGAGCTGACGCAGTATATCACAGAACTTACACAGGGAGAATTAAAAGAGTACTTCAGGCCGAATTTCTGGCCGAACACCCCTGACATTTTACCGGAACACCTGCAATACGGAGGAAGGCCTGCGTTTATCATACGGTTTATTCTTGCAAGCACGCTCTCTTCAAACTACGGTATTTACGGGCCTGTCTTTGAGCTTTGTATCGGCGAGGCTGTCCCGGGAAAGGAAGAGTATTTTAACTCTGAAAAATATGAAATAAAAGAGTGGAACACTGATGCGCCGGGAAATTTAAAAGATCTGATCACGAGAATAAATCGAATACGAAGAGAAAATGCGGCATTACAGGATACCTGGAATGTGCGTTTTTATGAAGTGGATAATGAATATCTTCTCTTCTATGGAAAGGCGACAGAAGACCTTTCCAATAGTATACTCGTTGTTGTCAACTTAGATCCACACCATGTTCAATCGGGCTGGGTCAATATTCCGATAAAAACACTGGGAATAGACGCTAATCAGCCATATCTTGTGCACGATCTGTTGAGCGACGAAAAATACGTGTGGCAGGGGGAAAAAAACTATGTAGAACTTCAGCCGGACGCCACTCCCGCGCATGTTTTCAGGATAAGGAAAAGGCTGAAGAAAGAAATTGATTTTGATTATTATATGTAA